From one Sulfurimonas sp. HSL-3221 genomic stretch:
- a CDS encoding lysophospholipid acyltransferase family protein produces MKILARINWVYSTLVIFTGLLLKILLYPFVPRPYASKIAAWFIRLLIFVHVRKVSEPDPEAQMYIINHQSELDIGVIESTTQRELAWVAKKELFEVPFFSLAVRLSREIPLERESKSALVALLKAAKERIDEGRIVCIFPEGTRSESGRMRRFKPGAKLIADKLGLTVQPVVLIHTARFFSTKRMTAAPGMITAIYLESFTADKSDKKWLETVQHQMQETYDRYVQKENV; encoded by the coding sequence ATGAAGATACTTGCGCGGATTAACTGGGTTTACAGCACCCTCGTCATCTTTACGGGTCTGCTGCTAAAGATCCTCCTCTACCCCTTCGTCCCCCGTCCCTACGCCTCCAAAATCGCCGCCTGGTTCATCCGGCTTCTGATCTTCGTGCATGTCCGCAAAGTCAGCGAGCCCGATCCCGAGGCGCAGATGTATATCATCAACCATCAAAGCGAACTCGACATCGGCGTGATCGAGAGTACGACGCAACGCGAACTCGCCTGGGTGGCCAAAAAAGAGCTTTTTGAAGTGCCCTTTTTCTCCCTCGCCGTCCGTCTCTCCCGGGAGATCCCCCTCGAGCGCGAGAGCAAAAGCGCCCTCGTTGCCCTCCTCAAGGCGGCCAAGGAGCGCATCGACGAGGGGAGAATCGTCTGTATCTTCCCGGAGGGTACACGTTCGGAAAGCGGCCGGATGCGCCGCTTCAAACCCGGGGCGAAACTGATCGCCGACAAGCTCGGCCTGACGGTACAGCCCGTCGTACTGATCCATACCGCCCGTTTCTTCAGCACCAAGCGCATGACGGCCGCGCCGGGAATGATCACCGCGATCTACCTGGAGAGTTTCACCGCGGACAAAAGCGACAAAAAGTGGCTCGAAACCGTGCAGCATCAGATGCAAGAAACCTATGACCGCTATGTACAAAAGGAAAACGTATGA
- the crcB gene encoding fluoride efflux transporter CrcB — protein sequence MSFTTLLAIGSGGFIGAVLRAYLNGLISHRVPHDLPFGTLGVNLIGSFIMGVLVAYFMYTTYFSLHVKSFLSTGILGALTTYSTFAIESVMLLTGGHIALAAANIGLNALGTVLMAGGGYRLASALLR from the coding sequence ATGAGCTTTACTACCCTGCTCGCCATCGGAAGCGGCGGCTTTATCGGTGCCGTGCTGCGCGCCTACCTCAACGGTCTCATCTCCCACCGCGTGCCCCACGACCTCCCCTTCGGCACCCTCGGCGTCAATCTGATCGGCAGTTTCATCATGGGGGTCCTCGTCGCCTACTTCATGTACACGACCTATTTTTCCCTGCACGTCAAATCGTTCCTCTCGACGGGTATCCTGGGCGCGCTGACAACCTATTCGACCTTCGCGATCGAGAGCGTCATGCTGCTGACCGGCGGCCATATAGCGCTGGCCGCCGCCAACATCGGGCTGAATGCCCTGGGAACCGTCCTGATGGCCGGCGGAGGGTATCGGCTCGCTTCGGCCCTGCTGCGGTAA
- a CDS encoding YqiA/YcfP family alpha/beta fold hydrolase yields MILYLHGFASCGDSTKTRLLKAYFGEAEVLSPDLPVEPDEVLAFLRRLIGQHDVSLLIGSSLGGFYATALSSEYGLDAVLINPSVHPYRTLSPYVGTNTFWCSGEPFEWKSEYLLQLARIAETMRLPDARLLVLLQTGDELLDYTVAEAVYGDYEVIVEAGGNHRFENLGEYLERIEAFYGDA; encoded by the coding sequence GTGATCCTCTATCTTCACGGTTTCGCCAGCTGCGGCGACTCGACGAAAACCAGACTGCTGAAAGCGTATTTTGGCGAGGCGGAGGTACTCTCCCCGGACCTGCCGGTCGAGCCGGATGAGGTGCTGGCGTTTCTGCGTCGCTTGATCGGGCAGCATGACGTTTCACTGTTGATCGGATCATCGCTGGGGGGATTCTACGCGACGGCGCTGAGTAGCGAGTATGGGCTCGATGCCGTACTGATCAATCCCTCTGTCCATCCCTACCGGACGCTCTCCCCCTATGTGGGCACCAATACGTTCTGGTGCAGCGGCGAGCCCTTTGAGTGGAAAAGCGAGTACCTGCTGCAGCTGGCACGCATCGCCGAAACAATGCGGCTGCCCGATGCGCGGCTGCTGGTACTGCTGCAGACGGGGGACGAGCTTCTGGATTACACCGTGGCCGAAGCCGTCTACGGCGATTACGAGGTCATTGTGGAAGCGGGCGGCAACCACCGCTTTGAAAATCTGGGGGAGTATCTGGAACGGATCGAAGCGTTTTACGGCGATGCCTAG
- a CDS encoding DegT/DnrJ/EryC1/StrS family aminotransferase: MHSNTVRYIRNLFRSTGAVPLHAPRFVGNEKNYLGSCIESMEVSSEGEYVERFEGMVNEYCGSRYAVAFNSTESAMRVALVLAGTGPDCEVLTQPLAHAMTANTVDSFGAEPIFIDVERKTMGMDPDRLREFLAYNTELREGGCFNRHTRRRITACVPVHTLGFPCRIDDIRTVCDEYGIMLIEDASEAFGSAYKGTMAGRFGRCGIYGFEGHKIATCGDGGVLVCDDEAMAAQARSVGTIPYLSDAQGADQGRFSSRMSNLNAAVGCAQMEHIRTIVTKQRDLTRRYREFFSEYEEDEELQLFRMKKQSEPNCWLNALLFEAPEDRDAFLEATNAEGVAARALWPLISDLPRFSECAGTDADNARWLQKRIATLPSGVR, from the coding sequence ATGCACAGCAACACCGTACGCTATATCCGGAACCTCTTCCGAAGCACAGGGGCGGTCCCCCTTCATGCGCCGCGTTTCGTCGGCAACGAGAAGAACTACCTCGGCAGCTGTATCGAAAGTATGGAGGTCTCCTCGGAGGGCGAATACGTCGAACGTTTTGAGGGGATGGTCAATGAATACTGCGGATCCCGTTATGCTGTCGCCTTCAACAGTACCGAATCGGCGATGCGCGTCGCCCTCGTCCTGGCGGGCACCGGTCCCGACTGCGAAGTCCTGACTCAGCCGCTTGCGCACGCCATGACGGCCAATACCGTCGACAGCTTCGGCGCCGAGCCCATTTTCATCGACGTCGAGCGCAAGACGATGGGCATGGACCCCGACCGCCTGCGGGAGTTCCTCGCCTACAACACCGAACTCCGCGAGGGGGGATGCTTCAACCGCCATACGCGACGGCGCATCACCGCCTGCGTCCCGGTCCACACCCTTGGATTCCCCTGCCGTATCGACGACATCCGGACCGTCTGCGACGAGTACGGCATTATGCTGATCGAAGATGCCTCCGAGGCCTTCGGCTCTGCCTACAAAGGGACCATGGCCGGGCGTTTCGGCCGCTGCGGCATCTACGGCTTCGAAGGGCACAAGATTGCCACCTGCGGGGACGGCGGCGTGCTTGTCTGCGACGATGAGGCCATGGCTGCACAGGCCAGGAGCGTCGGGACGATCCCCTATCTCTCAGATGCCCAGGGTGCGGACCAGGGCCGCTTCAGCAGCCGCATGTCCAACCTCAACGCCGCGGTCGGCTGCGCCCAGATGGAACATATCCGCACCATCGTCACCAAGCAGCGCGATCTGACACGCCGCTACCGGGAGTTTTTCTCGGAATATGAAGAGGATGAGGAGCTGCAGCTTTTCCGGATGAAAAAACAGAGCGAGCCGAACTGCTGGCTTAATGCCCTGCTCTTCGAAGCGCCCGAAGACCGCGACGCCTTTTTGGAGGCGACCAATGCCGAGGGTGTCGCCGCACGCGCACTCTGGCCGCTGATCAGCGATCTGCCCCGCTTCAGCGAATGCGCCGGGACCGACGCGGACAATGCCCGCTGGCTGCAAAAGAGGATTGCCACCCTCCCCAGCGGTGTCCGCTAG
- a CDS encoding Hpt domain-containing protein, with protein sequence MEQLITETLGYARDHFTAFGLETAQVDALLVAGERDLRKELLQLKALAEAVPTDNDKVAQSLHALKGLLMNMGNNSAGQVFAELETAFKATREVAGILALLAAG encoded by the coding sequence TTGGAGCAGCTGATTACGGAGACTTTGGGATACGCACGGGACCATTTCACGGCCTTCGGCCTGGAAACAGCGCAGGTGGATGCGCTGCTTGTCGCAGGGGAGCGTGACCTGCGCAAGGAGCTACTGCAGCTCAAAGCGTTGGCGGAAGCCGTCCCCACGGATAATGACAAAGTGGCCCAGTCGCTCCATGCGCTCAAGGGGCTTTTGATGAATATGGGCAATAACAGCGCGGGGCAGGTGTTTGCAGAGCTGGAAACAGCCTTTAAAGCGACCAGGGAGGTCGCAGGGATCCTGGCACTGCTGGCAGCGGGATGA